Part of the Aquimarina sp. TRL1 genome, TATTATTCTTATTGCCTTATCGAATACAGCCATTACTCTTTTTGATGAACTGCTAAAAGGCATACATCTTTCTATAACAGATATTCAATTGTTTGACACGAATATACTTCCTAAGCCTATTGGTTTATTCATCTTTTTCTTAATCAGTGACTTTATTCAATGGAATACGCATCGTTTATTACATCGAATTCCCTTTTTATGGAATTTTCATAAAGTACATCATTCCGTAAAACAAATGGGATTTTCTGCACATCTTCGATATCATTGGATGGAGCCAGTTGTTTATAAATCAATCCTGTATATTCCTATTGCTATTATAGGGGATTACAAAGCACAGGATGTTGCCCTGGTTCATTTTTTTGCCCTCATCATCGGTCATATAAATCATGCGAATCTGGGATGGGATTACGGAATTCTAAAATACATCTTGAATAACCCGAAGATGCACATCTGGCATCACGCAAAAAAAATGCCTCCCTCCGTAAGGTATGGTATAAATTTTGGACTAACTTTAAGTATTTGGGATTACTTATTCAAAACCAGCTATATCCCGGAAGACGGGAAAAACATAGAGCTGGGATTTGAAGGGGATGAAACATTCCCTAAGGATTTTATATCCCAAGAAATGTATCCTATTAACTTAAAGTTTAAAAAGAATGAAAGCCCCTAGAGCAGTTATATTTGTATCACTATTTTTATTGACCTTCCAGTCAAAAGCACAAACTAAATTTGATCATTCTATTTGGGATCAAATCTTACTTCTCAACGTCACTAAAGATGGGAAAGTAAACTACGGCGGTTTTATGAAAGATAGTTCTCAATTATATGAATATTTTACTCTTTTATCTCAAAATCCTCCTACAGAACAATGGAGCAAAGAGGAAAAATTGGCATATTGGATTAATGCCTATAATGCTTATACCATTAAACTGGTAATTGACAGCTACCCTATTTCAAGTATTAAAGACATCAAAGACCCCTGGAATAAAAAGTTTTTCAAAATCAATGGAGAATGGTACAGTCTTAATGACCTGGAACACAAAATTCTCAGAAAAATGAATGATCCCAGAATTCATTTTGCTATAAACTGTGCTTCTTTTTCTTGTCCCGTAGTATGGAATAGAGCCTATACAGGAGCTAATGTAGAAAGTGCCCTGGAAAATCAAACTAAAAAGTTCATAAACGACCCTCTTAGAAATACAATAACAGAAGATGTAGTCAGTGTTTCTAAAATCTTTTCCTGGTATAAAAAAGATTTTAAAATTGATGGAAAAAATGTCGTAGATTTTATCAATAAATATGCTACTACCAAAATCATCAACCAATCTAAAAAAGGATATAAGACCTATGATTGGAGTTTAAATGAATAATTTATATAGCTTTACATCGTAATTTCTGTATATTGAAGATATCAATCATCATTCCTATTCTAAACGAAGCTTCTACTATTGATTCATTATTGGATCACTTACTATCATCTGCCTATAAAAAAGAGAACATACAAGAAATTCTTATTGCTGATGGGGGTAGTACAGATGGTTCACAGGCAGTGATTACTGCATTTAAAAAATCTCGGAATGACAGATTGATTCAACTAATCTCCTCTGCAAAAGGGCGCGCCAGACAAATGAATACTGCTGCTGCCTTATCCAGAGGAGCTATTTTATATTTCCTTCATGCTGATTCGTTTCCTCCCACAGCATATGACCAACATATTATAGAACAGGTACAGCAACAAAAACTAGCAGGGTGTTTCAGAATGAAGTTCGATGATACTCACTGGTGGCTTCGTCTTGCCGGATGGCTTACAAAATTCAAATACAGAGCATGCAGAGGCGGAGACCAAAGTCAATTTATTACCCGGGAATTATTCGAAGAATTAGGAAGGTATAATGAAGCATATACGATCTACGAAGACAATGACCTAATTAATAAGTTATATGCACGTAATGAATTTGTTGTTATCCAGAAATGGCTTATTACATCCGCCAGAAAATATCATACCAATGGGGTATGGAAACTACAGTATCACTTTTGGGCTATTTATGTCAAAAAATGGTTAGGAGCCTCTCCTGAAGCTCTGTATCAATACTACAAAAAACACATTACTGGTTAGAAGTATTGTCCAATCCCAAATACCAATCCATGTGTAGCCCCTTCTGTTACCCCATATCCATAATCAATTCTAAAAATAGCATTAAAAATACGTTTATGGATAAATCGTAACCCAAGTCCGGGATATATCCTTATATTATCTTTCTCTACAAAATCATCAAATGTCCCTCCTGGATTACGCCAGGTTCCTCCATCGACAAAAATATTACTCTGTAATACAAACCAATCCTTCTCATATAGTGTATGTCTGTACTCTGAATTCAGAACAATAGCACCTGTTCCTCTATCTATAGTATTCCCTACTCCTCGAATATTAATATTGTTATCTACCGCAAAAGGGGCAAAAGGGGATGTATCATTTGTGGATAACCCTACCCGAAGTCTAAATGCCAGATTTCCTTTTTCCTTAACCCTGCTATAATAAAGAAAGTCATTCCATCCGATAATAAAATCAGGAATTACCTCTTTTTTTAAATTCACTACATATTGCAGGTTAAGAATACTCTTAAAACCAGCAACATACTGATAATAATAGTCCAGATTATTATATTCATAAATTGATTTAAACAAAATTTTATCTATACTATATGTCAATGGAACCTGATCACTTGTCGCTCCTCTTTTATAGTCATACTCCTCCTTGAAATAATTAACCCCAACTGCAATTCTGTTTTGAAAATTAAACCGATATAACCCCAATAGTTCATGTGAAGTATTATTGTATTTATAATCGGCAGTACCCGTATCTAGATATACAGGTTCCTGAGTTGTCAGATTTTGATAATTAATTGCTAATCCTGCTTTTCTACTAAATAAAAATGGCATTCTGAGATTGACTCCAAATGAATTATAAATATCATTTTGATAAAACCCTCCAAAAATAATATTACGACCTAATACATTAAAATCATATAACCCGATACGAAATGCAAACTCATCATCATTTGTGGTATAAATATTAGCTGTAGGAATGGTCGTAAAATTTTCTTCAATTCCATACGTCACCTTTCCTCCTTTTTCTACTGTATAATATGCATGAGATATGGATGGCAACTGCTTTAATCGTTTAATATCTTCCTCTAAAACAATAGAATCCAGTGGTGCTCCTTGTTGTATTTCGCACAGTCTGGCTATAGCCGCTGTTTTCGTTTTTTTATTTCCTTGAATCTCGAAAGAAGAGACTTTATTTTCTTGACTAAATCCAGAAAAAGAAATCACTACTATAAGTAAAAACCAAAAGTATTTCATGAGTTTTATGGGGTAAAACGGTTTTGTGCAAATAAATTAACCCAGTTATCTTCACTGACTCCCATTAGAGTAATGGAATAAGACATTGATGGAAGAAGTTCTGGAGGAGGGAGTTCTCTCGTAATATTCAACACAACATTGTCTGTATTATAATACTGAAAATGGGTATCGAATGTATAGGTTCCTGAGAGCAGGTTATTTTCTCTATCAGAAACCACCTGAAAAAATATTTTATTGTCTTCATTTTCGAATTGAGGCCATGAAAAAACGGGCATAGAAGAAGACGTTACCTCTATTTGTATCGCATCAGTATATGTGGTAGGGGTTGATTGATGTTTTAATCGTATAGGATTAGAAATATGCAAAGTATCTTGCTCCATAAAACTAACAATCACCCATTTTTCTTTAGTTGTTTCCCGTTCGAATCGCTTCAAATATCCATTAAACACATCAGATTGGTCTGTCTTAACCTCTCTGTAATGACTGTATTCATTTTTATTATATGAAGTATCTGGAGTCTCATAATATCTGATATTTGTAACCCCTTCTCTGGGGTAAAAATACACATATACCTTATCTTTTTCTAAGGCATCAGAAGCTGCACAAGCAATTACATTATCTTTCTTTAATGGGTATTTTGACACTAAACTCATCAACAAATTTTCTTTCTCTTCAATCACTGCATCATCATCAGTACACCCACTTAATATACTACTTATGATACTACACAAAACTGCTATATATGTAACTCGATTCATCTGTCTTTTTATCCGGTACAGTGTTATACTTCACTAATTCATACCGACACTATAATTATTGGTTTATTTTATACAGTTCTTTTATTGTCTTTTCTGCGGGTTTGTTTTGAATCGTAAAACGATTATTATCCATCCCTCCTACGGCAGTATGATTATGATACCATTTCCATAAAAAACCACCTAAAAACCAGGGTTCATTCCAGAACTCTTCATAAATCACCTGTAATGCATTTTGCTGAGCAATAAGATTTACTGCTCCTTCTACGCTACTTGAATCCCATGGTTGCTTTGCAGTGTAGTTAATACTTCTATATCCATATTCGGTAAAAAGAACTGGTTTACCGCTTTGGTCATAGAGTGTTTTCATTTCTTTTTTATACTTCTTCCATCCTTTCCGTAATTCTTCAACCGTTGGAGTTTCAGATGCGGACAGAGGAAAGTAAGCATCAATTCCTATAAAGTCTATCTGATTCCAAAAAGGAACTTTTTGATATTGATCCCAGTTCTCTGCATATGTCAACTTACCTGTATATATTGTTTTTATATCTTCTATAAGTTGTTCCCAATACTGGGGTCTTTGCTGTACAAAAGAATGCAATTCTGTTCCTATACAAAATACCGGAACCTCCATCTCTTCTGCTAATTTTGCATAACATAGAATAAAAGCTGCATAGGACTCCTCCAGCGCTTGCCAGTCTTTCTCTGTTGCCATAGAAATATTTCCTGTAAACTCTCCATGCCACACCCATATCTGAGGTTTTAACATTACTTTTATATGTTGCTTCTTCAACAAGCGAATTGTCTCTCTTGCCCCTTCTACTTTCTCTCCCCACCACTGTCGATCAACATTGTACTGTATTACAGGTGCTTCCAACGATTTTAAAAACCCAAACGGCATTACCGCTGCCCAATTGGCATTTACAGCTACTACAGGGGTTACTTCTGCTTCAGAAATCGGAGTACTGGAAGCAACAAAACTAACTCCATTTATTTTAAAAGACTGTTGACCTGTACAATTGAAAAACAAAGCACAGATCAACAATAAAGACATATATTTCATATCATTACGCGCTTATAATGCGCCATGTAAAGTACACTTTTTTTCAGTTGGAATCAACAACATCTGTTCTCTATCCATCTACTATCTTCCTGAAATTATTTTTTTTTAAACAGTTACGGATTAAAAAACAGCTCGCAACCCGATGTTAAATGTTTCTCCTAATCCAGTATCATTTCCTCTTACAAAATTTGTGTAGAGCGCTTCTATATTTAATTCTTTAGTCAATTGGTATTTTGCTCCCCCTCCAACAGCAGTAAAATCTTGTTCGAATTCATTGCCTAAATCGATTAACTGAGAATGCTGTACTAATCCAAGAACAGTAAACTTAGCGCTGGGGAAATAACTCAGGAATACTCCTGGTGTCAAACGAAGGCTATTATTAGCAAAACTCTCTCCTTCTTTCCCAAAATTAAATTCACTATTCAACTCTCCAAAAATCTGAAATTTGTTTCCTGTAAATGTATAATCATAGAAAAAACGATTCTGCCATGTATATCCTTTTTGATCAAAAAACACACCATCTTCCACCTCATTATCCACCAATGGAATAAACAATGAACTCTGAATAGAGAAGTTTGTTACAGAAGCTAGTGGTACAAATTTCACAGAAGGTGCTATGGAGGTCAATCCTGATCGAGCAGTTCCTCTTTCTCCATCAAATTTAAACACATCCAATGCATTTCTGTCTGCCACCACATTAGATCTAAACTCTAAGATTAGCCCTGCATTCCATCTTTTGTTATTTCCTAATCCAGTATATGCTTCCAATGTAGAGGTAAAGAAAGTCGCTCTTGGTTCATTTTTAGAGACATCTCCATTAGAATTTGCCGACTTGGTTTGTGTATATAAGTTATTAAACCATTTCAGATCATATTGTCCTTTTCCTATTAATTTAGATGGCGTCAATGTCTGGATAACGGATCCTTCTTCTTCTTGGGCAACTCCTAAGGTTACTAAAAAAAGGCTTATGGTAGTGATAATTATTTTCTTCATCTGTTTTTCGTGTTTTTATGTATTCTTTACTTCTGTTTTTTTATTAGTAAAGGGCTACAGTTACTCTCCTCCTTATTCTACAAAAAAGAAGTGCTTTTTATATTATATATAAGATATGGATTATTTTACTTTGTTCAACGACCAGTTATAAGGATAATATGAAACTTTTGCTTTTACTGGTAATGGTTCTTTTCTGAACTTATTGATATAAGTGATCTCGTTTCCTTCATGAGTAAAGTCTTCCTTGTACCACTCAAAAATCTGAGACAACTGCACTTTATTCCCTTTTACCTTGATAAAAGAGGGGTTATTTAATGCCTTTACCGCTTGTCTTTGTAACTGCTTCTCTAAGAGATCAGGGGTATAAGCTTCTGATATAATAGGAGGACATCCTAAACCTGCACATACCAGTACAAAATGAAAACGAGCTTCTTTTGGGAAATTCTTTCGAAGTAATACATTCTCTACATCATTTAGAGTAATTTTCTTTCCTCCTAATGTATAGGTATTTTTATCAAAAAAACCTTTTATGTCCAACGGCGATTTTACCGGATATTTCGTCACTATTCCTTTAATCACAGCTACATTATAAGCGTTGATATAGAAAGCTTGATACTCCTTGGCATTAGAAGTACTTACTTTACTATTTGCTGCCAAAGAAATCAGCTCATCCAAACTGGCAGGGTTTTCTTTAATAGCTTTATAATTAACTCGTCCATTAGAAACATAAGTTTTAAAAAATGCATCTGCTTTAGAAAAAAACGCTTGATTCTCCTGTGAAAAACCAAAATGCATACACATAATAAGTATAGTAAAGACTATTTTTTTCATAGATTGGGTTTTATATTTTTTATTAATTCTTTTCCAATTATATCACTTGTAATAAGTTCTAAAGTTTCGAATCTTATTACTGAGCATTCAGTCGTGAATCCCACAGGCTACTTACAAGTTTTTTTTATTTATTTGCAAAAAATATCACGTTCGAAATACTAGTACAACCCTTACAAAACACTCAGTTTTTAGACCCATTCTAAATTATTTGCGCTAGATAAGTTATTACCTTTATATACGACAGACTAGATGGAAGAAACCTCTTCTCTAAGATAACAAAACCTACCAACATGAATGCTTATGAAACATGTAGTAATTATTGGCAATGGGATTTCTGGTGTAACTGCCGCTAGGCATATCCGAAAAAAATCAGATAAGAAAATCACTATCATCTCTGCTGAAACAAAATATTTCTTTTCTCGAACAGCACTTATGTATATATACATGGGGCATATGAAGTTTGAGCATACACAACCTTATGAAGATTGGTTCTGGAAGAAGAATCGAATAGAACTAAAAAATGGTTTCGTGCAGCGAGTACTTCCGGATCAAAAAGAAATTGAATTTAAAAATGGAGAACGTCTGTCATATGATACACTGATCATCGCTACCGGATCCAAACCTAATAAATTTGGCTGGCCCGGACAGGATTTAGACGGTGTGATGGGTATGTATCACAAACAAGACCTGGAAAAAATTGAACATTACGCTCCTAATAATCAAGTATGCAAAAGAGCCGTGATCGTAGGAGGCGGACTCATTGGGATAGAACTAGCAGAAATGCTACGATCCAGAAATATTCCCGTGACATTTTTAGTTCGTGAATCAAGTTTCTGGAATGGCGTACTTCCTAAAGGAGAAAGCGAAATGATCAATCGTCATATTATCGATCATCATATCGACCTGAGGCTTTCTTCTAACCTCAAAGAAATAATTGCTGATGAGCACGGAAAAGCAAAAGCAGTAGTTATACAAGAAACAGGAGAAGTGATTGACTGTGATATGGTCGGTCTTACTGCCGGTGTATCTCCTAATATCGATTTCCTCAAAGATTCTGGAATTGAATTAGGAAGAGGAGTTAAGGTCAATAGATATTTAGAAACAAACATCCCGGATGTGTATGCCATCGGAGACTGTGCTGAACAACATGAAGCCATTGGCAATAGACGCCCTATAGAAGCTGTATGGTATACCGGAAGAATGATGGGGGAAACTGTAGCACAAACTATTTGCGGTAATAAAATCCAATACAAACCTGGACACTGGTTTAACAGTGCTAAATTTCTGGATATCGAATACCAAACATACGGATGGGTTTTCGCCAAACCAAAAGAATACGAACAACAATTTCACTGGAAACATACAGACAACACCAAATGTATTACAATGTCTTATCACAAAGAGACTAATGAATTCCTTGGAATCAACACATTTGGAATTCGCATGAGACATGAAGTCTTTGATCGCTGGTTAACCGAAAAAAGGTCTGCAGACTATGTATTGTCACACCTAAAAGAAGCAAATTTTGACCCTGAATTCTTTTCTTCTTTTGAAGATGAAATCTTTGCTTCCTATAAAAATCAATTACGAGTTGTTTAAAAATATACCTCTTCTACCCCAGAAGATTCGAAAAAAATATTGAATATGAGTAATAAACTAGAACATAGTATGTCCTTGGCTTCTCCTGATGCCAAAGGCGTTTCTACCAAACAAAAAATCGCCTTGAGCATTGGCTTTATCGGATTATTTATTCTGATACTAGCACTAGCAAACACCAATTTTCCGAACCAGGGGATTTTCTTAACACTATCACTGGTTCTAATAACCCTGGGAACAATCATATACGCTAATGATGCCTATCTAACCAAACCAGAAGGAATAAAAAATGACGGAGTCTGGTTTAAATCAATCTCTTCCAGAGGTGTTATCGGTTGGCTTACAGGGGTCGCATTAACTACCTTTTATATTGTACTTTATTTTTACCCTCACTTCCTAGGACAAGGAACGGATGGAGCTCCAAATAGTGGTTTAATCGGATTATTCGATCCTTTGAGTAAACTATTAAGTGGTAACCCAGCCAGCCAGTGGTTTGTATATGGTACATTATATACTGTATCAATTCTCGCTTTTGGGTATAAGTTTATTTTAAAATACAGACATAACAGGTATCAACAATTACGAACTGTTTCTGTAATGTTTTTTCAATTAGGGTTTGCTTTCTTGATTCCAGAATTTATGGCACGTTTAAATTCAGACACTTTTAAGCTGCCTTATTACGACCTAAAGAATGTATGGCCTTTGAATTATTATAACTTCGAACAGTATCGAATTGATGAATTTATCAATGCAGGAACAATCGGGCTTTCGCTTTTGATTTTTGGTGTTGTTTCAATTTTTATTATTACACCAATACTAACCTATAAATTCGGAAAAAGATGGTATTGCTCCTGGGTTTGTGGATGTGGAGGTCTCGCAGAAACAACCGGAGATGCTTTTAGACAACTATCCAGCAAAAAATTAAGCGCCTGGAAATTAGAACGCTGGTTAATCCATACTGTTTTAGTCTTTGTTGTTATCATGACCACTGCCGTGGTAAGTACCTATCTGGGCTACGATGATACCAAATATTGGTTTACCAAGACGGTATTCCTGCTAAGTGTTGCTGCTATTTTGACAATTGTTTTCGCTTTAGTAATGATTTTCAAAAGAAATGAACTAGGCAAAGATGCCCGATACGGAGCGATTGGATATTTTGTGGTTCTGGCTGCTTTATTCGGTATTCACTTTTTTAATAGCGACACTACCATTTTCTTTATAAAATCCGAAACCCTACGCGCTACTTACGGGCTGTTTATCGGATCTATTTTTTCAGGAGTAATCGGAACAGGGTTCTACCCTATTCTGGGGAATCGATCCTGGTGCAGATTCGGATGTCCTATGGCTGCAATTCTAGGGTTTCAGCAACGATTATTTTCCAAATTCAGGATTACCACCAATGGAGGACAATGTATTTCATGTGGAAATTGCTCCACCTATTGTGAAATGGGAATTGATGTGCGCTCTTATGCACAAAAAGGAGAAAACATTGTTCGATCCAGTTGTGTAGGATGCGGCGTTTGTTCTGCAGTTTGCCCACGAGGAGTATTAAAACTGGAAAACGATTCCCTAAACGGAAGAATCAATTCTAATGAAATTCTATTAGGAAATGATATCGATCTAATGAATTACGTAAATAACAAATAATCCGAAACACCCTATATTAACAGTAATGAGTTTGCATTATTTTGAAGTTTTCTTGTTAGCATTTTTATTTCTTCTCGTCTAAGAAAGCTCTATAAAACCTTTCACTGATGATTTTAAGAATAATAATAGCTTGCTTACTTTCTTTTACCCCATTAGAAAAAAACCTGACGGTAAAAAAACAGTATATCAAAGAATATTATGAATCCGGGATGCTAAAAGCAGAAGGATGGATTATGGGGGCTACAAAAACAAAATACTGGATCTATTATTACCCCAATGGACAGATCAAAAAAAAGGGAGATTATAAAAACGACAAAAAGAATGGATATTGGTATTTTTATACAAAAGATCGCCAACTAGTCAAAGAAGGGCATTTTATCGATAACAAAGCCGAAAAGTGGTGGATTATTTACGATATTGCCGACAATAACAGTACTATTAGGATCACAAAAAAATACCAGTATCAAAACAATAAAAAAAATGGGTTTTGTCTGATTTTCAAAAATGATGAATTGTTTAAAGCAGAAAAATACATCAATGATCAAAAAATGGGAGAATGGACAGATGTGTATTCTTTCAGAAAGGACAATCCCAATGCTTTTCTATAAATGAATCCAACTATAAAAGTTATCATTCCCGCTTATAACGAGGAGGAATCTATTGCGCATGTAATTCAGGAAATTCCTGAAGTGGTTTCTGAAGTTATTGTGGTAAGCAATCGCTCTACCGACCAAACAGAAAAAGTAGCTAAACAAGCTGGAGCAACTGTATTGAGAGAAGAACAGATGGGTTATGGCTATGCCTGTCTAAAAGGAATGGATTATATCGCCGCTTCAAAAGAAAAAACAGATATCATTGTCTTTCTAGATGGGGATTACAGTGATTATCCGGCTGAGCTAACGACTATTGTAGCTCCTATAATTCATGACGACATTGATATGGTTATCGGAGCCCGGGATAAGAAATTACGAGAGGCAGGTTCTATGACATTCCCTCAGATATTCGGAAACTGGCTTGCTACTAGACTTATGAAATTATTCTTCAATGCGCGTTTCACTGATCTTGGTCCTTTTAGAGCAATTAAGTATGACAAACTTCTCTCCTTAGAAATGGAGGATAAAACCTATGGATGGACTGTAGAAATGCAGTTAAAAGTGTTAAGAAAAAAATACACCTATACCGAAGTATCAGTACCTTACAAAAAGAGAATTGGTGTCTCAAAAGTTTCAGGAACCATAAAAGGTGCTATCTTTGCAGGCGTTAAGATTTTAAGTTGGATTTTTAAATACAGTTTTTCGTAATGGATATTGCCATTATTATTATTTACACAATTGCGTTACTCATCATATTCTTATACAGTTTAGCGCAATTAAATCTATTGTTCAATTATCTCAAAGCGAGAAAGCAAAAAGATAATGCCCCTGTATTTGACTTTACCAGAGAAGAGGAAATCCCTCTGGTAACGATTCAGCTTCCTGTCTACAATGAACTCTATGTAATGTCTCGCTTACTGGACAATATTGCCTTATTGGAATACCCAAAAGATAAGCTGGAAATACAAGTTCTTGATGACTCTACAGATGAATCTGTCACTACGACAGCTAAGCATATCGAAAAACTACAGCGACAAGGGCTGGATATTAAACATATCCGAAGAGAAGATCGATCTGGCTTTAAAGCAGGTGCTCTAAAAGAGGGGCTAAAAATAGCTAAAGGAGAGTTTATCGCTATTTTTGATGCTGACTTCCTTCCGGAAAAAAATTGGTTACAGAAAACAATTCCTTATTTCAAGGATGAGAATATTGGTGTTGTACAAACCCGATGGGGACATATCAACCGTGACTATTCCATTCTTACCAAGATTCAGGCTTTTGCACTGGATTTTCACTTTACAATGGAACAAGTAGGGCGTAATCACAAAGATCATTTTATTAATTTTAATGGTACCGCGGGAGCCTGGAGAAAAACATGTATTGAAGATGCCGGAAACTGGCAAGGAGACACCCTGACAGAAGACCTGGATCTCAGCTATAGAGCGCAATTAAAGAAATGGAAGTTCAAGTATCTGGAAGAAGTAGAAACTCCTGCAGAATTGCCGGTAGTTATCAGTGCTGCCAGATCACAACAATTTAGATGGAATAAAGGAGCTGCTGAGAATTTTCAAAAATTATACTGGAAACTTCTTAAAGACAAAACAGTTCCGTTTAAAACAAAATTTCATAGTTTTTTTCACTTGCTGAACAGCAGTATGTTTCTATTAGTCTTATTAGTAGCTATACTCAGCGTTCCTGTATTATACATTAAGAACAATAACCCTATGTTTGCCTGGTATTTTAATGTGATTGCATCTTTTGCGCTAAGCACTGTTATTTTCTTTTTCTGTTATTGGTACACGTTTAAAAAAATACACGGAAGTGGTTTTTGGAATTTTATAGAATATGTCAAAATGTTCTTCACATTTTTCTCCATTGCAATGGGATTCTCTGTTCATAATTCCAAAGCTGTTTTGGAAGGACATTTTGGAAAAAAGAGTGAATTCGTTCGCACCCCAAAGTTTAATATCAATTCTTTAAAAGATTCCTGGAAAGGGAATAAATATATCAACAAAAACATATCTGCCAATACCATATTGGAAGCTTTACTAACCGGATATTTTGGTTT contains:
- a CDS encoding toxin-antitoxin system YwqK family antitoxin; its protein translation is MILRIIIACLLSFTPLEKNLTVKKQYIKEYYESGMLKAEGWIMGATKTKYWIYYYPNGQIKKKGDYKNDKKNGYWYFYTKDRQLVKEGHFIDNKAEKWWIIYDIADNNSTIRITKKYQYQNNKKNGFCLIFKNDELFKAEKYINDQKMGEWTDVYSFRKDNPNAFL
- a CDS encoding glycosyltransferase family 2 protein, producing the protein MNPTIKVIIPAYNEEESIAHVIQEIPEVVSEVIVVSNRSTDQTEKVAKQAGATVLREEQMGYGYACLKGMDYIAASKEKTDIIVFLDGDYSDYPAELTTIVAPIIHDDIDMVIGARDKKLREAGSMTFPQIFGNWLATRLMKLFFNARFTDLGPFRAIKYDKLLSLEMEDKTYGWTVEMQLKVLRKKYTYTEVSVPYKKRIGVSKVSGTIKGAIFAGVKILSWIFKYSFS
- a CDS encoding cellulose synthase family protein; the encoded protein is MDIAIIIIYTIALLIIFLYSLAQLNLLFNYLKARKQKDNAPVFDFTREEEIPLVTIQLPVYNELYVMSRLLDNIALLEYPKDKLEIQVLDDSTDESVTTTAKHIEKLQRQGLDIKHIRREDRSGFKAGALKEGLKIAKGEFIAIFDADFLPEKNWLQKTIPYFKDENIGVVQTRWGHINRDYSILTKIQAFALDFHFTMEQVGRNHKDHFINFNGTAGAWRKTCIEDAGNWQGDTLTEDLDLSYRAQLKKWKFKYLEEVETPAELPVVISAARSQQFRWNKGAAENFQKLYWKLLKDKTVPFKTKFHSFFHLLNSSMFLLVLLVAILSVPVLYIKNNNPMFAWYFNVIASFALSTVIFFFCYWYTFKKIHGSGFWNFIEYVKMFFTFFSIAMGFSVHNSKAVLEGHFGKKSEFVRTPKFNINSLKDSWKGNKYINKNISANTILEALLTGYFGFALYSAFKLQDFGLFLFHIMLFLGFGFVFFKSVTSKL